The following are encoded together in the Numida meleagris isolate 19003 breed g44 Domestic line chromosome 19, NumMel1.0, whole genome shotgun sequence genome:
- the ZNFX1 gene encoding NFX1-type zinc finger-containing protein 1 isoform X2, whose protein sequence is MDGARQKPLFREPRAAGRGAGRGHPNIGFIQRGRNGINDVSGQTNKAVHPGGEDPQGNNYTPLPGKREERFGGIGRFFNQGRRNLGGPVTSGATGHQNEQKNDGRGRRYQGGQAHERARGSSNVQENEGKGKQYEGGQAQGRARGLWNEQNDEVRGRRFQGGQGHERVRGPWNEQENEGRGKRYQGGQVQEGARGPRNSQEIEGKGRRMRLASDGTQLSEQPQQVKKIGYKFLESLLQKDSSEVVITLASSSGLKELLSQTAMKPSFVQLICQVLRKACSSRMDRQSVQQLLGMVRESNFLKICLPQYVSDMVTEAVPAVRHQYPEHIGNIILLLQDLISIFPSSSVQKISMLLTVLPASINALRASGVQIMEEMEKNLNKVQMLVQHLQEKRREGTLRADNYTLMQPEADNQEETYRTMTIYPTYDELHHDMKPFLRPNIVSGRYESTGIYLDTHFRLLREDFIRPLREGILDLLQSFEDRSLRKKKFDDIRIYFDTRIISPLCSSTGVVYKVQFDTKPLKFVRWQNSKRLLYGSLVCMSKDHFETCLFATVSERDSADLANGIVQLSFNAQSRALLAEVQPSDSFLMVETTAYFEAYRHVLEGLQEIQEEDIPFQKYIVECDVQVKEPTYLTRDTKYNFAPLMEDTLSDEEKLLDGLRRQNIQVLDPNQWPSMETLGLDESQMQALSLALTKELAIIQGPPGTGKTYVGLKIVQALLTNKDVWQRTDQNSPILVVCYTNHALDQFLEGIHTFHKQGIVRVGGRSGSEILKQFTLKELRKKCAFRQNLPMHLRRAYVNITCDMKHAEEELHKGAKHLECTTYGVLHERHLEACIAPQHWDSLNYGLDDDEFYYSASQHSMILEWLGLGFTGFTQTAARNIEAENLGGQQEEREEEQEGEAEEELLEILEEADLIQADRVIEDEDSAKPQRRKEEEHRVVHELASVLLAMKLENEEEGTVQPQQNTGQWEISSSQRKKMKHKMKAELHKLNAMSETEASAIQDLWQLDMNSRWRLYRLWLQTYQGLIRRKILQHEQQYQAAAERLAELRLQEDLCILKEAKVVGMTTTGAAKYRQILQKVEPRIVIVEEAAEVLEAHTITTLSKACQHLILIGDHQQLQPSANVYDLAKNFNLEVSLFERLVKVDFPFVRLKYQHRMRPEIAQLLSPHIYQDLENHPSVLKYEKVKGVLSNLFFVEHEFPEQDIQEGKSHQNIHEAQFVVELCKYFLCQDYQPSQITILTTYTGQLFCLRKLMPAKTFAGVKVYVVDKYQGEENDIILLSLVRSNKEERTGFLQIPNRICVALSRAKKGLYCIGNMRMLGKVPLWSKIIHTLREKGNIGRSLTLCCQNHPETMTLVSTAADFSKVPEGGCTQPCEFRLDCGHVCTRACHPYDVQHKKYQCLKPCQKVLCTDGHRCPQLCYEPCGPCMVIVEKIVSKCGHLQMMPCSCPENKFICQEPCQKKLNCGHTCNKCCGQECTTRCPKLVTVFLQCGHSQKVPCWMTDETKRSKPVECTAKCSVTLECGHKCSGSCHTCFEGRFHMPCKSPCKRFLICSHKCQQPCTAECPPCQLDCQNHCVHSRCKKKCGERCSPCAEPCEWRCQHYQCTNLCHEPCNRPRCNVPCTKLLRCGHPCIGFCGEPCPKKCLVCDHEEVTQIFFGFEDDEDARFVQLEDCGHIFESQGLDRYMDEDDDVIKLKVCPTCQTPVRKSLRYGTIVKRHLVEIEKVKEKIQGPAREIESSRQRLQAALTRKSVLKRNLLSKYLMLEDKLNASDLSIKGIGVIENQLNFYERIGDLTSSLSKIDAKEQKGLKKRLDEVQEWLDKPRLSFTGQELLDLQAEIQRLTYLQHLLSRCKGASGMITTALAAKIAKVREILEGTKKFTEKEEAAVKAELEQLNSALPLSGLGITEAERVQIVRAIGYPRGHWFKCRNGHIYVIGDCGGAMERSTCPECHAVIGGTNHALDSTNSLAPEMDGATHAAWSETANNLLNFEDLHRLL, encoded by the exons ATGGACGGCGCTCGGCAGAAGCCCCTGTTCCGGGAGCCCCGAGCTGCGGGGAGAGGTGCGGGGAGAG GTCATCCGAATATTGGGTTTATACAGAGAGGCAGAAACGGAATAAATGATGTGTCAGGCCAGACTAATAAAGCAGTACATCCGGGAGGGGAAGACCCCCAAGGCAATAATTATACTCCTctacctgggaaaagagaggagaggttTGGTGGCATTGGAAGGTTCTTCAATCAAGGAAGAAGAAACCTTGGTGGACCAGTCACCAGCGGAGCAACAGGACACCAGAATGAACAGAAGAATgatggaaggggaagaaggtATCAAGGTGGACAAGCACATGAGAGAGCCAGAGGGTCCTCGAATGTGCAAGAAAATGAGGGTAAGGGAAAGCAGTATGAAGGTGGACAAGCACAAGGGAGAGCCAGAGGACTATGGAATGAACAAAATGATGAAGTTAGGGGAAGAAGATTTCAAGGTGGTCAGGGACATGAGAGGGTCAGAGGGCCCTGGAATGAGCAAGAAAATGAGGGTAGGGGAAAAAGGTATCAAGGTGGACAAGTCCAGGAAGGAGCTAGAGGGCCAAGGAACAGCCAGGAAAttgaaggaaagggaaggaggatgCGGCTTGCCAGTGATGGCACCCAGCTCAGTGAGCAGCCTCAGCAAGTTAAAAAGATTGGCTACAAATTCCTAGAAAGTCTCCTCCAGAAAGACTCTTCTGAAGTTGTCATCACACTTGCTTCAAGTTCAGGCTTGAAGGAACTTCTTTCCCAAACAGCTATGAAACCCAGTTTTGTTCAGCTCATTTGTCAGGTGCTTCGAAAAGCATGCAGTTCCCGAATGGATAGGCAAAGCGTCCAGCAACTTCTTGGAATGGTGAGGGAGTCCAACTTTCTCAAGATCTGCCTGCCACAGTATGTGTCTGATATGGTCACAGAGGCAGTTCCTGCTGTACGACATCAATATCCTGAACATATTGGCAACATCATCTTGCTTCTTCAAGATCTGATCAGTATTTTCCCATCtagctctgtgcagaaaatcTCCATGCTCTTAACAGTCTTGCCAGCATCTATAAATGCCCTGAGAGCTTCTGGTGTGCAGATCatggaagaaatggagaagaacCTAAATAAAGTCCAGATGCTTGTGCAGCACCTCCAGGAGAAGAGACGTGAAGGCACGCTGAGAGCTGATAACTACACTCTTATGCAGCCTGAGGCTGACAATCAAGAAGAAACTTATCGTACAATGACCATTTATCCAACCTATGATGAGTTGCACCACGACATGAAACCTTTTCTACGTCCCAATATTGTTTCTGGAAGATATGAGAGCACTGGCATTTATCTTGACACCCATTTCCGGCTTTTGAGAGAGGACTTTATAAGGCCCTTAAGGGAAGGTATCTTGGATCTTTTGCAGAGCTTTGAGGATAGaagtttgagaaagaaaaaatttgaTGACATCAGGATCTACTTTGATACACGGATTATTAGCCCTCTCTGCTCCTCAACTGGTGTTGTTTACAAGGTTCAGTTTGATACAAAACCACTGAAGTTTGTGCGATGGCAGAATTCCAAACGGTTGCTGTATGGATCCCTGGTCTGCATGTCCAAAGATCACTTTGAAACATGCCTTTTTGCCACTGTTTCTGAACGAGATAGTGCAGATCTTGCTAATGGGATTGTGCAGCTGTCTTTTAATGCACAGAGCCGAGCACTGCTAGCAGAAGTTCAGCCTTCAGACTCCTTCCTCATGGTAGAGACAACTGCCTACTTTGAGGCTTATCGGCATGTGTTAGAAGGGCTACAGGAAATCCAGGAAGAAGATATTCCATTCCAGAAGTACATAGTGGAATGTGATGTACAGGTGAAGGAGCCAACATACCTGACAAGGGATACTAAATACAACTTCGCACCCTTGATGGAGGATACCCTgtcagatgaagaaaaacttcttgaTGGTTTGAGAAGGCAAAACATCCAAGTTCTGGATCCCAATCAGTGGCCTTCAATGGAAACCTTGGGATTAGATGAGTCCCAGATGCAGGCATTGAGCCTTGCACTTACCAAGGAGCTGGCTATTATCCAAGGACCTCCTGGAACTG GGAAGACTTACGTGGGTTTGAAGATTGTTCAGGCCCTCTTGACTAATAAGGATGTGTGGCAAAGGACTGACCAGAATTCTCCCATCCTTGTAGTCTGTTACACTAACCATGCACTGGATCAGTTCTTAGAAG GAATACACACATTCCATAAACAAGGGATTGTGCGTGTTGGGGGGAGAAGTGGCAGTGAGATCCTAAAGCAATTCACCTTGAAGGAGCTGAGGAAGAAGTGTGCGTTCCGACAAAACTTGCCGATGCATCTCCGCAGAGCTTACGTGAAT ATTACCTGTGACATGAAACATGCTGAGGAGGAGCTCCATAAAGGAGCAAAGCACTTAGAGTGCACAACATATGGAGTGCTGCATGAGCGCCACTTGGAAGCATGCATTGCCCCCCAGCACTGGGACAGTCTGAATTATGGTCTG GACGATGATGAGTTTTACTACAGTGCTTCACAACACTCAATGATTCTGGAATGGCTGGGCCTTGGTTTTACTGGCTTCACCCAGACTGCTGCAAGGAATATAGAGGCTGAGAATCTAG GTGGtcagcaggaggagagagaggaggagcaggaaggtgaaGCAGAAGAAGAGCTATTGGAGATCCTAGAGGAGGCTGACCTGATTCAAGCTGATAGAGTGATTGAGGATGAGGACTCAGCAAAGCctcagaggaggaaggaggaagagcacAGGGTGGTTCATGAACTAGCCAGTGTGCTGTTGGCTATGAAGCTGGAGAATGAGGAAGAAGGAACAGTCCAACCACAACAGAATACTGGACAGTGGGAG ATATCTTCttctcagaggaagaaaatgaaacataagaTGAAAGCTGAGCTCCACAAATTGAATGCAATGTCTGAGACGGAGGCCAGTGCTATTCAGGATCTATGGCAACTTGACATGAACTCCCGCTGGAGGCTTTACAG GCTTTGGCTGCAGACCTATCAGGGGCTTATTCGACGGAAGATTCTTCAGCACGAGCAGCAGtaccaggcagcagcagaaaggctgGCAGAACTGAGGCTGCAAGAAGATCTCTGCATTCTGAAGGAGGCCAAAGTTGTGGGGATGACAACTACAG GTGCTGCCAAATACCGTCAGATCTTGCAGAAAGTAGAGCCACGAATTGTAATTGTGGAAGAGGCAGCAGAGGTGCTTGAGGCTCACACTATTACTACTCTTAGTAAAGCTTGCCAGCATCTCATCCTCATTGGAGATCACCAGCAG ctgcagcctAGTGCCAACGTTTATGACCTGGCAAAGAACTTCAATCTGGAAGTGTCGCTCTTTGAACGGCTGGTGAAAGTTGATTTCCCCTTTGTTCGCCTAAAATACCAA cACCGCATGCGTCCTGAAATTGCCCAGCTTCTCAGTCCTCATATTTACCAGGATCTGGAAAACCATCCTTCGGTCTTGAAGTATGAGAAAGTAAAA GGGGTCTTATCCAACCTTTTCTTTGTGGAGCATGAGTTTCCTGAGCAAGACATCCAGGAAGGGAAAAGCCATCAGAACATACATGAGGCACAGTTTGTGGTAGAACTATGCAAGTACTTCTTGTGTCAGGATTATCAGCCTTCTCAGATCACCATTCTCACTACTTACACTGGGCAGCTTTTCTGCTTGCGCAAGCTCATGCCAGCCAAGACTTTTGCAGGTGTGAAGGTTTATGTAGTGGATAAGTACCAGGGGGAGGAGAATGATATTATTCTGCTGTCACTCGTGCGGAGTAACAAAGAGGAGAGAACTGGGTTCTTGCAGATCCCTAATCGGATATGTGTAGCTCTATCCAGAGCTAAGAAAGGGCTGTATTGTATTGGAAATATGAGAATGCTGGGCAAGGTTCCCCTCTGGAGCAAGATCATTCACACACTGAGGGAGAAAGGTAACATTGGCCGCTCACTGACGCTTTGCTGTCAAAATCACCCTGAGACCATGACTCTGGTATCTACAGCagcagacttcagcaaagtccCAGAAGGAGGCTGTACTCAACCCTGTGAATTTAGGTTGGATTGCGGACATGTTTGCACAAGAGCATGCCACCCATATGACGTACAGCACAAGAAGTACCAGTGTCTAAAGCCTTGTCAAAAGGTGCTTTGTACAGATGGGCACCGCTGTCCACAGTTATGTTATGAGCCATGTGGACCATGCATGGTGATAGTagagaaaattgtttctaaATGTGGCCACCTGCAGATGATGCCATGCTCTTGTCCAGAGAACAAGTTCATTTGCCAAGAACCTTGCCAGAAAAAGTTAAACTGTGGGCATACGTGCAACAAATGCTGTGGGCAGGAATGTACTACTCGGTGTCCTAAACTGGTTACAGTCTTTCTGCAGTGTGGCCACAGCCAGAAAGTTCCGTGTTGGATGACGGACGAGACGAAACGTTCGAAACCTGTTGAATGTACAGCTAAGTGTTCTGTCACACTGGAGTGTGGTCATAAATGCTCAGGTTCCTGTCATACTTGCTTTGAAGGAAGATTTCATATGCCATGTAAGAGTCCATGCAAGCGTTTCTTGATCTGCTCCCACAAGTGTCAGCAGCCTTGCACTGCAGAATGCCCTCCCTGTCAGCTTGACTGTCAGAACCACTGTGTCCACAGcagatgtaaaaagaaatgcGGAGAACGTTGTTCTCCGTGTGCAGAACCATGTGAGTGGCGGTGCCAGCACTACCAGTGTACCAATCTTTGCCATGAACCATGCAATAGGCCTCGATGCAATGTACCATGTACTAAGCTGCTGCGCTGTGGGCATCCTTGTATTGGATTCTGTGGAGAGCCCTGCCCAAAGAAGTGCCTTGTTTGTGACCATGAGGAGGTAACCCAGATCTTTTTTGGCTTTGAAGATGATGAGGATGCACGATTTGTACAGCTTGAAGATTGTGGCCACATCTTTGAGTCCCAGGGCCTTGATCGTTATAtggatgaagatgatgatgtcATCAAGCTGAAGGTGTGCCCTACCTGTCAGACACCAGTCAGAAAGAGTTTGAGATATGGCACCATTGTGAAAAGGCATCTGGTTGAGATAGAGAAGGTGAAAGAGAAAATCCAAGGCCCAGCACGGGAAATTGAGTCAAGCAGACAAAGACTGCAGGCTGCACTCACAAGGAAGAGTGTTCTGAAGAGGAACCTACTCTCTAAGTACCTCATGTTGGAAGACAAACTAAACGCTTCTGATCTTTCCATAAAGGGCATTGGAGTAATTGAGAACCAGCTTAACTTCTATGAACGTATAGGTGACTTAACCAGTTCTCTGAGCAAAATTGATGCAAAGGAGcaaaaaggactgaaaaagCGTCTAGATGAAGTACAGGAGTGGCTGGATAAGCCACGCCTCAGTTTTACAGGGCAGGAGCTCTTGGATCTGCAGGCTGAGATCCAGAGGTTGACCTATCTACAGCACCTCTTGTCAAGGTGTAAAGGCGCAAGCGGGATGATCACCACGGCCCTTGCAGCAAAGATTGCCAAGGTACGTGAAATCTTGGAAGGGACAAAAAAGTTCACGGAAAAGGAAGAGGCTGCAGTGAAGgctgagctggagcagctcaACTCTGCCCTGCCTCTGTCGGGGTTGGGGATCACTGAAGCTGAGCGGGTGCAGATTGTCAGGGCTATTGGCTACCCGCGTGGCCACTGGTTCAAATGTAGAAATGGGCATATCTATGTTATTGGGGACTGTGGGGGGGCGATGGAGAGGAGTACGTGCCCTGAATGCCATGCGGTCATCGGGGGCACAAACCACGCTCTGGACAGCACGAACAGCCTTGCCCCTGAGATGGACGGAGCGACCCACGCAGCCTGGTCCGAGACAGCCAACAACCTGCTCAACTTCGAGGATCTCCACCGCCTGCTGTAG